From a single Herbiconiux sp. SALV-R1 genomic region:
- a CDS encoding alpha/beta hydrolase, which translates to MTILYRAPDGTAFETTEALDEQYDLLASLPQHSEGRDYDSYLASYNARSEKARHDLDCELSIPYGPTRAETLDVFPGRPGGPLVVFVHGGSWIELTSTEFSFVATGLVAAGATVVVPTYALCPAVTIDEITRQVRASVAWAYRNGGSYGADVERLVVVGHSAGGHLVGRLLATDWEGDYGLPASVISGGCAITGIFDLRPIPFTSDQPYLKLTADQVLRESPILNLPVSAPPLLLTFGERQPREYRRQSLDFHRAWTGAGLTAECWERAGLNHFDELDDLEHADSELTRRILSLAPSGE; encoded by the coding sequence ATGACGATCCTCTACCGCGCTCCCGACGGCACCGCATTCGAGACCACGGAGGCCCTCGACGAGCAGTACGACCTCCTGGCGTCGCTGCCGCAGCACTCCGAGGGCCGCGACTACGACTCCTACCTCGCCTCCTACAACGCCCGGTCGGAGAAGGCCCGTCACGACCTCGACTGCGAGCTGAGCATCCCGTACGGTCCGACCAGGGCCGAGACCCTCGACGTCTTCCCCGGTCGCCCGGGCGGGCCCCTCGTCGTGTTCGTACACGGGGGGTCGTGGATCGAGCTCACCAGCACGGAGTTCAGCTTCGTCGCCACCGGGCTCGTCGCCGCGGGCGCCACCGTCGTCGTTCCCACCTACGCCCTGTGCCCCGCCGTGACGATCGACGAGATCACCCGCCAGGTCAGGGCCTCCGTGGCCTGGGCCTATCGCAACGGGGGCTCGTACGGGGCCGACGTCGAGCGTCTCGTCGTCGTCGGCCACTCGGCCGGCGGTCACCTGGTGGGGCGGCTCCTCGCCACCGACTGGGAGGGCGACTACGGGTTGCCCGCATCCGTCATCAGCGGCGGATGCGCGATCACCGGTATCTTCGACCTGCGGCCGATCCCGTTCACGAGCGACCAGCCGTACCTGAAGCTCACGGCCGACCAGGTGCTGCGGGAGAGCCCCATCCTGAACCTGCCGGTCAGCGCCCCGCCGTTGCTGCTGACGTTCGGAGAGCGTCAGCCGCGGGAGTACCGCCGGCAGTCACTCGACTTCCACCGGGCCTGGACGGGGGCCGGTCTCACGGCGGAGTGCTGGGAACGTGCCGGCCTCAATCACTTCGACGAGCTCGACGACCTCGAGCACGCCGACTCCGAGCTCACGCGCCGCATTCTCAGCCTCGCCCCGTCGGGGGAGTGA
- a CDS encoding acyl-CoA dehydrogenase, protein MPETTATIAPTESPRGTGRSRRLHVSDEFDGVMARIAEIAPMIREDGPAGEDLGRPTPRVLEALKEIGVFRAMLPREVGGFEFSPRQQLQLMEALSWHEASTGWTVLGVIDQTALVAAYVDDIAVDEYFGDGFAIFSGQGTRPGRGRRVEGGYVISGEWQFNSGSSVSTHLETAVVGDDGRFVMATLPREKSTDVDNWDVLGLRASSSHDYRVDEVFVADTHTYDPVDGVARRGGAMFDVGLAYLATLQHAGWALGVCKRLLEEIRLLARQKASRRGASTSTDQFYAAYASMEAQYRSARAFLLELWGDVERTVDAAEAPSAEQISLMQLGTVTANRTAQSIATEVATWAGTTLIRKGAIQRYFRDAYTGVEHLVCSPPVQQAVGKQLSGSAAEGARWVFYDLVESAGQS, encoded by the coding sequence ATGCCCGAGACCACAGCAACGATCGCACCGACGGAGTCGCCGCGAGGGACGGGCCGGTCGCGCCGGCTCCACGTGAGCGACGAGTTCGACGGCGTCATGGCCCGGATCGCCGAGATCGCCCCCATGATCCGCGAAGACGGTCCGGCGGGCGAAGACCTCGGGCGGCCGACGCCCCGTGTGCTCGAGGCCCTGAAGGAGATCGGGGTGTTCCGCGCGATGCTGCCGCGCGAGGTCGGCGGGTTCGAGTTCAGCCCGCGGCAGCAGTTGCAGCTCATGGAGGCACTCTCCTGGCACGAGGCGTCGACGGGCTGGACGGTTCTGGGTGTCATCGACCAGACCGCCCTGGTCGCCGCCTACGTCGACGACATCGCCGTCGACGAGTACTTCGGCGACGGCTTCGCCATCTTCTCGGGCCAGGGCACACGACCGGGGCGGGGCCGGCGCGTCGAGGGCGGGTACGTGATCTCGGGCGAGTGGCAGTTCAACTCGGGGTCGTCGGTCTCCACCCACCTCGAGACCGCCGTGGTCGGCGACGACGGGCGGTTCGTCATGGCGACGCTGCCGCGGGAGAAGTCGACCGACGTCGACAACTGGGACGTGCTGGGCCTCCGCGCGAGCTCCTCTCACGACTACCGGGTCGACGAGGTCTTCGTCGCCGACACACACACCTACGACCCCGTCGACGGGGTCGCCCGCCGCGGGGGCGCGATGTTCGACGTCGGTCTCGCCTATCTCGCCACCCTGCAGCACGCCGGCTGGGCGCTCGGGGTCTGCAAGCGCCTGCTCGAGGAGATCAGGCTCCTCGCCCGCCAGAAGGCCTCACGCCGGGGCGCCTCCACGTCGACCGACCAGTTCTACGCCGCCTACGCCTCGATGGAGGCCCAGTACCGCAGCGCCCGGGCGTTCCTGCTCGAGCTCTGGGGAGACGTCGAGCGCACCGTCGACGCGGCCGAGGCCCCGAGCGCCGAGCAGATCTCGCTCATGCAGCTCGGAACGGTGACGGCGAACCGCACGGCCCAGTCGATCGCCACCGAGGTGGCGACCTGGGCGGGCACCACCCTCATCAGGAAGGGCGCGATCCAGCGCTACTTCCGCGACGCCTACACGGGTGTCGAGCACCTGGTGTGCAGCCCGCCGGTGCAGCAGGCGGTCGGCAAGCAGCTCTCCGGCAGCGCGGCGGAGGGGGCGCGCTGGGTGTTCTACGACCTCGTCGAGTCGGCCGGCCAGAGCTGA
- a CDS encoding CdaR family transcriptional regulator, which produces MPRGRDAGGAAPWMGRLSPSQPVVADTDAMSEDGLIICDRFGLEAFAWSFENAELTVAAIFEATPSIAAEAGLHSIFMRGLRASVLREMRMADGEDLDPMTDECADVARDFARRGLDLTTMLETIRIGSRVSSAEYIRAASVLIEDPEERADAIARLMDVFFGSLVRFSAEMSEIYESERSRWDTSRSAERLAMVNSLLAGRTLDRRRMSDVLNYDLDGRHVALVAWTAGADGSARLGSVVTAELEALGASDPLVVDVGLGAAWGWGIVTDRGLTVPAADPPHGVSVAVSQVRPGRAGFARAHREAMKVEQLLKFAVPTVPRRVWHADVELATLLASDLESARYFVRGQLGQLALDDERMERLRTTLWLYLENERSVATVANLQFIARNTVTYRVKQAETLIGRRVEDARLNLQPALLLARILGRRVLTEAPPD; this is translated from the coding sequence ATGCCGCGAGGCAGGGATGCGGGCGGTGCCGCGCCCTGGATGGGGAGGTTGAGCCCGAGCCAGCCCGTCGTCGCCGACACCGACGCGATGTCGGAGGACGGCCTCATCATCTGCGACAGGTTCGGCCTCGAGGCCTTCGCGTGGAGCTTCGAGAACGCCGAGCTGACGGTGGCGGCCATCTTCGAGGCGACCCCGTCGATCGCGGCGGAGGCCGGTCTGCACAGCATCTTCATGCGGGGTCTTCGCGCCTCCGTGCTCCGCGAGATGCGGATGGCCGACGGCGAAGACCTCGACCCCATGACCGACGAGTGCGCCGACGTCGCACGCGACTTCGCACGCCGCGGCCTCGACCTCACGACGATGCTCGAGACCATCCGCATCGGCAGCCGCGTGTCGTCGGCCGAGTACATCCGGGCAGCGAGCGTGCTGATCGAAGACCCTGAAGAGCGAGCGGATGCGATCGCCCGGCTCATGGACGTCTTCTTCGGTTCTCTGGTGCGGTTCTCGGCGGAGATGTCGGAGATCTACGAGAGCGAGCGGTCCCGGTGGGACACCTCCCGATCGGCCGAGCGTCTGGCGATGGTCAACTCGCTGCTGGCCGGGCGCACGCTCGACCGGCGACGGATGAGCGACGTCTTGAACTACGACCTCGACGGGCGGCACGTCGCCCTCGTGGCCTGGACGGCGGGAGCCGACGGCTCGGCGAGGCTCGGGAGCGTCGTGACCGCGGAGCTGGAGGCGCTCGGGGCGAGCGATCCGCTCGTCGTCGACGTCGGGCTGGGTGCGGCCTGGGGCTGGGGCATCGTGACCGACCGGGGGCTCACGGTGCCGGCGGCCGATCCGCCTCACGGCGTCTCCGTCGCCGTCAGTCAGGTCAGACCGGGCAGGGCCGGGTTCGCACGGGCCCACCGGGAGGCGATGAAGGTCGAGCAGCTGCTCAAGTTCGCCGTGCCGACGGTGCCGCGACGCGTCTGGCACGCCGACGTGGAGCTCGCCACACTGCTGGCCTCCGACCTCGAGAGTGCCCGCTACTTCGTGCGCGGCCAGCTCGGGCAGCTCGCCCTCGACGACGAGCGCATGGAACGCCTGCGCACCACGCTGTGGCTGTACCTGGAGAACGAGCGCAGTGTGGCGACCGTGGCGAACCTCCAGTTCATCGCGCGCAACACCGTCACCTACCGCGTGAAGCAGGCGGAGACCCTCATCGGCAGACGCGTCGAAGACGCACGCCTCAACCTCCAGCCGGCCCTCCTGCTCGCCAGGATCCTCGGTCGCCGGGTGCTGACCGAGGCGCCGCCCGACTAG
- a CDS encoding APC family permease — translation MVLKSGETSVSTSGSTEAGAPGQRLRHGKLGVFAIVFFVIAAVAPLGSIVGGAPVVFAAIGVTAPMAYLAVGVLFAVFAAGFVVMSRHVTNAAGFVAFIAKGLGARFGGALAAVAVLGYVALVCGLWAITAGIAESTMLGFGLAVPGWVWWIVGLVIVTTLCAVGIDVSLRVLGVLVVLEICTLLFLAIVVIAGGGATGSFDLASFNPTNVVPSGVGIAILFAATCYAGFEATVVFSEEAKNPRRTIPRAAYLAIAVIGIFYAFITWVLANAWGAGEVQAAAQADPVGFVFAVAATYGPSWLPGALGVIMLVSSMAMFIGFHNLLSRYLFSLGRSGMLPAALARTSKSGTPRVAVLGFSAVVFVVVGGFIVFGADLMTVIYPWLTSLGTVALVLVLLFTCVAIVAYFAGKGAADATVWHTRIAPVLAGIGFLVILLLAVVNYDALLGGSGGVARWLILLIPVAFVAGLWRAGQQRRAGRELVFDDSPV, via the coding sequence ATGGTACTGAAATCCGGCGAGACGTCCGTCTCGACCTCGGGATCCACCGAGGCGGGGGCTCCGGGCCAGCGGCTCCGACACGGCAAGCTCGGTGTGTTCGCGATCGTCTTCTTCGTCATCGCGGCGGTCGCCCCGCTCGGCAGCATCGTCGGAGGCGCACCCGTCGTCTTCGCCGCGATCGGGGTGACGGCCCCGATGGCCTATCTCGCCGTGGGAGTGCTGTTCGCCGTGTTCGCCGCGGGCTTCGTGGTGATGAGCCGGCACGTCACGAACGCGGCCGGTTTCGTGGCCTTCATCGCGAAGGGGCTCGGCGCCCGATTCGGCGGAGCGCTCGCCGCGGTCGCCGTGCTCGGCTACGTGGCGCTGGTCTGCGGGCTGTGGGCGATCACCGCCGGCATCGCGGAGTCGACCATGCTCGGCTTCGGGCTCGCGGTGCCCGGGTGGGTGTGGTGGATCGTCGGCCTCGTGATCGTCACGACGCTCTGCGCGGTCGGCATCGACGTGAGCCTCCGGGTGCTGGGCGTGCTCGTCGTGCTCGAGATCTGCACGCTCCTCTTCCTCGCCATCGTGGTGATCGCGGGTGGCGGCGCCACGGGCTCGTTCGACCTGGCGTCGTTCAACCCCACGAACGTCGTGCCCTCGGGCGTGGGCATCGCCATCCTCTTCGCGGCGACCTGCTACGCCGGCTTCGAAGCCACCGTGGTGTTCTCGGAGGAGGCGAAGAACCCGAGGCGCACCATCCCTCGGGCCGCCTACCTCGCCATCGCGGTCATCGGCATCTTCTACGCCTTCATCACCTGGGTGCTCGCCAACGCGTGGGGCGCGGGCGAGGTGCAGGCCGCCGCGCAGGCCGACCCGGTGGGCTTCGTCTTCGCGGTCGCCGCCACCTACGGGCCGTCGTGGCTCCCGGGCGCCCTCGGCGTCATCATGCTCGTGAGCTCGATGGCCATGTTCATCGGCTTCCACAATCTGCTCTCGCGCTACCTGTTCTCACTGGGCCGCTCCGGGATGCTGCCCGCCGCCCTCGCCCGCACCAGCAAGAGCGGCACCCCGCGGGTTGCCGTGCTCGGGTTCTCCGCCGTCGTGTTCGTGGTGGTCGGCGGGTTCATCGTCTTCGGCGCCGACCTGATGACCGTCATCTACCCCTGGCTGACCTCGCTCGGCACGGTCGCCCTCGTGCTCGTGCTGCTGTTCACCTGCGTGGCCATCGTGGCGTACTTCGCCGGCAAGGGGGCGGCCGACGCCACGGTCTGGCACACCAGGATCGCTCCCGTGCTGGCGGGGATCGGCTTCCTCGTCATCCTCCTGCTCGCGGTCGTCAACTACGACGCCCTCCTCGGCGGCTCGGGCGGGGTCGCGCGATGGCTGATCCTGCTCATCCCGGTGGCCTTCGTCGCCGGTCTGTGGCGGGCGGGTCAGCAGCGCCGGGCCGGCCGCGAGCTGGTCTTCGACGACAGCCCGGTCTAG
- a CDS encoding MFS transporter, whose amino-acid sequence MRSPNLFGWLIAAAFTVMLNETMIGVALPALMSEFGASAASAQWLVSAYLLTIGCVLPLSGTIIDRLGPTRTLAVCSLMFAAGSVIALLSGQLWLLVLARVVQAAGGAALLPLLTTTVMRDSPRATRGRTMGAVSLVIGIAPACGPVVSGILLSAGDWRLLFIPSAVLSGAVAARTLPRWGSGVPRSVVRSRVDGASAALAVLAVGGTMVALDGVVHQLLRSTHGSTALLVAALALAAVGAVCAIAFVLRQRRLADRGAVPVLDLRAFAHPGLGRGATSIAVGMAGLFGVFALLPIVAITELGLEPVTAGLVMLPGGVLMGLLAPLVGRIAERVPPARLTVPGFAIMAAPTAGFALLDRGGVVLLLVLHLTLAVGFALTVTPLYLGSLAEQPPALLPHASTLLSTVQQVAAGAGTVAVIGISVLGPGVGFTLAAGLLAAAAATSWHRGSSPQGPRS is encoded by the coding sequence ATGCGTTCCCCGAACCTTTTCGGGTGGCTGATCGCCGCCGCCTTCACCGTCATGCTCAACGAGACCATGATCGGCGTCGCCCTCCCAGCGCTGATGAGCGAGTTCGGCGCCTCGGCAGCGTCGGCCCAGTGGCTCGTGTCGGCCTATCTGCTGACGATCGGCTGCGTGCTGCCGCTGAGCGGCACCATCATCGATCGCTTGGGACCCACCCGCACCCTCGCGGTCTGCAGCCTCATGTTCGCGGCCGGGAGTGTGATCGCGCTGCTCTCCGGCCAGCTCTGGCTGCTCGTGCTTGCCCGGGTGGTGCAGGCCGCCGGGGGAGCGGCGCTGCTTCCGCTCCTCACCACCACGGTGATGCGCGACTCCCCGCGTGCCACACGTGGCCGCACGATGGGCGCCGTCTCCCTCGTCATCGGCATCGCGCCTGCATGCGGCCCCGTAGTCTCCGGCATCCTTCTGTCGGCGGGCGACTGGCGGCTCCTCTTCATCCCGTCCGCGGTGCTCTCGGGCGCGGTCGCCGCCCGCACCCTTCCGCGATGGGGCAGCGGGGTGCCCCGGTCAGTCGTCCGATCGCGCGTCGACGGCGCCTCGGCGGCGCTCGCTGTACTGGCCGTCGGCGGAACGATGGTTGCCCTCGATGGGGTAGTGCACCAGCTACTCCGAAGCACCCACGGGAGCACAGCGCTGCTGGTGGCAGCCCTCGCCCTCGCCGCGGTCGGGGCGGTGTGCGCGATCGCGTTCGTGCTGCGACAGCGGCGTCTTGCCGACCGCGGAGCAGTCCCCGTCCTCGACCTCAGAGCCTTCGCGCACCCTGGGCTCGGGCGGGGCGCGACGTCCATCGCGGTCGGCATGGCCGGGCTCTTCGGCGTCTTCGCCCTGCTCCCCATCGTCGCCATCACTGAGCTCGGCCTCGAACCCGTCACGGCGGGGCTCGTGATGCTCCCGGGCGGGGTGTTGATGGGGCTGCTGGCTCCGCTCGTGGGGCGCATCGCCGAGCGGGTGCCGCCCGCCCGCCTCACCGTTCCCGGCTTCGCGATCATGGCCGCGCCGACGGCGGGTTTCGCGCTGCTCGATCGGGGCGGTGTCGTGCTGCTGCTCGTGCTGCACCTCACCCTGGCGGTGGGCTTCGCCCTCACGGTCACCCCACTCTACCTCGGGTCGCTGGCCGAGCAGCCGCCCGCACTGTTGCCGCACGCTAGCACTCTGCTCAGCACCGTGCAGCAGGTCGCAGCGGGAGCCGGCACGGTGGCGGTGATCGGGATCTCGGTGCTCGGCCCCGGTGTCGGGTTTACCCTCGCGGCTGGACTGCTCGCGGCCGCCGCCGCGACTTCGTGGCATCGGGGCTCGTCGCCGCAGGGACCACGGTCGTGA
- a CDS encoding dihydrodipicolinate synthase family protein: MTDILTGIIPVAPTPFHEDESLDLDGQRRIVDFLVGARADAVCVLANYSEQFSLDDAERRLVLDATVRAADGRLPVVVATSHYSARVAATRSREAASAGAAAVMLMPPFVGSTLRPGDDGVREFFHTVADGLDADIMVQDAPLSGVALPVSLLAELAAEIPRLRYAKVEVPGTAAKIAALGAAAGESLPGLFDGEEGVTLVPDLENGAVGSMASCVAPEILGDVVRRFRAGDRDTATRLWEDVLPLIHFENRQCGLAAAKALLAEGGVIASSRTRSPYPALSPATRSALLELARRRGVLALDWAR, from the coding sequence ATGACCGACATCCTCACGGGGATCATCCCCGTCGCCCCCACTCCCTTCCACGAGGACGAGTCCCTCGACCTCGACGGCCAGCGGCGCATCGTCGACTTCCTCGTCGGCGCCCGAGCCGACGCGGTCTGCGTGCTCGCCAACTACTCCGAGCAGTTCTCGCTCGACGACGCCGAGCGGCGGCTCGTGCTCGACGCCACGGTGCGGGCCGCCGACGGGCGGCTGCCGGTGGTGGTGGCGACCAGTCACTACAGCGCCCGCGTCGCTGCGACGCGAAGTCGCGAGGCGGCGAGTGCCGGTGCCGCCGCGGTGATGCTCATGCCCCCGTTCGTGGGCAGCACGCTGCGCCCGGGCGACGACGGGGTGCGGGAGTTCTTCCACACCGTGGCCGACGGGCTCGATGCCGACATCATGGTGCAGGACGCACCGCTCAGCGGAGTCGCCCTCCCGGTGTCGTTGCTCGCCGAGCTGGCTGCCGAGATCCCCCGCCTGAGGTACGCGAAGGTGGAGGTGCCGGGCACGGCGGCGAAGATCGCGGCCCTCGGTGCAGCGGCGGGCGAGTCGCTGCCGGGACTCTTCGATGGGGAGGAGGGTGTGACGCTCGTCCCCGACCTCGAGAACGGAGCCGTCGGGTCGATGGCCAGTTGCGTGGCCCCCGAGATCCTCGGCGACGTCGTGCGCCGCTTCCGGGCCGGAGACCGTGACACGGCGACGAGGCTGTGGGAGGACGTGCTTCCCCTCATCCACTTCGAGAACAGGCAGTGCGGGCTCGCCGCGGCGAAGGCCCTACTCGCCGAAGGCGGCGTGATCGCGAGCAGTCGTACGCGCTCGCCGTACCCGGCGCTCTCACCGGCGACACGCTCCGCCCTGCTCGAGCTCGCCCGCCGCCGAGGTGTGCTCGCCCTCGACTGGGCGCGCTGA